The Candidatus Limnocylindria bacterium genome has a segment encoding these proteins:
- a CDS encoding cyanophycin synthetase, producing MGWNPRSNPSLEWNLRRTRVLLDLLGAPDRRLVVVLVAGTKGKGSTAALLASVLAASGVRAGLYTKPHLQTYRERIRVDGEMISAADLDARIAEILPHYTALRRRVPIAGEPTTFELTTALALAHFALTGCAVAVVEVGLGGRFDATNATDPHVSIITSISHDHTRELGTTLGKIASEKAGILRPGRIALVAGQEADAARAIRRAAQTIAAVYTEVTPLSPAAARRAGLALHGAHQRQNAALAIAASRALAEHGVPFHERALPRGLRQLRWPGRFEVVRGRPTVVLDGAHNDGSAKALARTLHAEVRGRVRLIIALMRDKDARAVAKALEPIASAVYVTRPDSPRAADPAATARLFRRTTVRTFDDLASALRAARADASSGETLCITGSLALVGQARTLLGLPALERLWD from the coding sequence GTGGGCTGGAACCCGCGCTCGAACCCGTCGCTCGAATGGAATCTGCGGCGAACGCGTGTGCTGCTCGACCTCCTGGGCGCGCCGGACCGGCGACTTGTCGTCGTGCTCGTCGCCGGCACAAAAGGCAAGGGCTCGACCGCAGCGCTGCTCGCGAGCGTGCTCGCGGCATCCGGCGTCCGCGCCGGCCTGTACACGAAGCCGCACCTGCAGACGTACCGCGAACGCATCCGCGTCGACGGCGAGATGATCTCAGCGGCGGACCTGGACGCGCGGATCGCCGAGATCCTTCCGCACTACACGGCGCTGCGCCGTCGCGTACCGATCGCCGGCGAGCCGACGACCTTCGAGCTCACCACGGCGCTCGCACTCGCGCACTTCGCGTTGACCGGCTGCGCGGTCGCCGTCGTCGAAGTCGGCCTCGGTGGCCGCTTTGACGCGACCAACGCGACCGATCCGCATGTCTCGATCATCACCTCGATCAGCCACGACCACACTCGCGAGCTCGGCACGACCCTCGGCAAGATCGCCTCGGAGAAGGCCGGGATCCTGCGGCCGGGCCGGATCGCGCTCGTCGCCGGGCAGGAGGCCGATGCGGCGCGCGCGATCCGAAGGGCGGCGCAGACGATCGCCGCGGTCTACACGGAGGTCACTCCGCTTTCGCCCGCCGCCGCGCGACGCGCAGGTCTTGCGTTGCACGGCGCGCACCAGCGGCAGAATGCCGCCCTGGCCATCGCAGCATCGCGCGCGCTCGCCGAGCACGGCGTGCCTTTCCACGAGCGGGCGCTCCCGCGCGGCCTGCGACAGCTCCGCTGGCCGGGTCGCTTCGAGGTCGTACGGGGCCGGCCGACCGTCGTGCTCGACGGCGCGCACAACGACGGGTCGGCGAAGGCGCTGGCGCGCACGCTCCATGCCGAGGTGCGCGGGCGGGTGCGCCTGATCATCGCGCTGATGCGGGACAAGGACGCGCGCGCGGTCGCGAAAGCGCTCGAGCCGATCGCGTCAGCCGTGTACGTCACGCGTCCCGACAGTCCGCGCGCCGCCGACCCCGCCGCGACCGCGCGACTCTTCCGCCGCACGACCGTCCGCACGTTCGACGACCTCGCATCCGCACTTCGCGCGGCACGCGCGGATGCCTCGTCCGGCGAAACCCTCTGCATCACCGGATCTCTGGCGCTGGTCGGGCAGGCGCGGACGCTCCTTGGACTGCCCGCGCTCGAGCGGCTCTGGGACTAA
- a CDS encoding peptide ABC transporter substrate-binding protein, with amino-acid sequence MPTTSATTAAPPRHGGTIVFAAQEPETLHPFRSTGSQTNALVYRLAVEGLTAVAPTGNPRAVLAADVPTNTNGGVRVEADGTMSVRWTLRPELRWSDGTPLTSADVRFTWRSVMTDPRAATREGYDLITDIETPDERTAVVRYRAIDAAYANRFDALLPRHVLEGATEAAVAAYSRAPLGTGPFRITEFVSGDHVTAERNERYRVAGRPYLDRVIFRFVASVEAAKQQLRAGEVDAAGSLSEADAVELEADPAISITSVPSPAVETLSFNLMRPGSATDAHPVLGDVSVRRALAYATPKALVVDKLLYGRTRPGTSEIPIGWAAPGSLVQQSFDPDRGSRLLDEAGWRRADDGVRVKGGTRLSLRVVSTTGNKLREQIEQVLVDAWRAIGVELRIANVPSAVLTGSWQSNGVRKRGDFDLLLAQAGLGVTSPDPQSYLSQRHRCDAIPRLENSGAGANYERFCDARVDRLLDEAGRTLDRELRRDLYGEVLGILNDRAVAIWLYDRGRYDAFRTRIVGYAANGWDVATWSAWEWYAAN; translated from the coding sequence GTGCCGACCACCTCAGCGACGACCGCGGCCCCGCCGCGTCACGGCGGGACCATCGTCTTCGCGGCGCAGGAGCCCGAGACCCTGCATCCCTTTCGGTCCACAGGCAGCCAGACCAATGCTCTCGTCTATCGGCTCGCGGTCGAGGGGCTCACCGCGGTCGCGCCGACCGGCAACCCGCGCGCCGTCCTGGCGGCAGACGTGCCAACGAACACGAATGGCGGCGTGCGTGTGGAGGCGGACGGCACGATGAGCGTGCGATGGACGCTGCGACCGGAGCTGCGCTGGTCCGATGGCACGCCGCTCACGAGCGCGGACGTGCGGTTCACCTGGCGCTCCGTGATGACCGACCCGCGCGCCGCGACTCGGGAAGGCTACGACCTGATCACCGACATCGAGACGCCCGATGAGAGGACCGCGGTGGTCCGCTACCGCGCGATCGACGCGGCTTACGCCAACCGCTTCGATGCCCTGCTGCCGCGCCACGTCCTGGAGGGCGCGACCGAGGCCGCGGTCGCCGCCTACTCGCGCGCGCCGCTGGGCACCGGGCCATTCCGCATCACCGAATTCGTGTCGGGCGATCACGTCACCGCCGAGCGCAACGAACGCTATCGCGTCGCCGGCCGGCCTTATCTCGACCGGGTCATCTTCCGATTCGTCGCATCGGTCGAGGCGGCAAAGCAGCAGCTCCGCGCAGGTGAGGTCGACGCCGCGGGCAGCTTGAGTGAAGCGGACGCCGTCGAGCTCGAGGCGGACCCGGCCATCAGCATCACCAGCGTGCCCTCACCCGCAGTCGAAACCCTCTCGTTCAACCTCATGCGTCCCGGTTCCGCGACCGATGCCCACCCGGTGCTGGGCGACGTTTCGGTGCGGCGCGCGCTCGCGTACGCAACGCCGAAAGCGCTGGTCGTCGACAAGCTCCTCTACGGGCGCACACGCCCCGGCACGAGCGAGATCCCGATCGGCTGGGCCGCGCCCGGCAGCCTCGTGCAGCAGAGCTTCGATCCGGACCGCGGGTCGAGGCTGCTCGACGAGGCGGGATGGCGCCGCGCCGACGACGGCGTACGAGTGAAAGGTGGCACGCGCCTCTCTCTGCGGGTCGTGAGCACGACGGGCAACAAGCTCCGCGAGCAGATCGAGCAGGTCCTCGTCGATGCCTGGCGCGCCATCGGCGTCGAGCTTCGTATCGCCAACGTTCCGTCAGCGGTCCTCACCGGATCCTGGCAGTCGAATGGCGTGCGCAAACGCGGCGACTTCGATCTTCTGCTCGCGCAGGCAGGACTCGGTGTCACCAGCCCCGATCCGCAGAGCTACTTGTCGCAGCGGCATCGCTGCGACGCGATCCCGCGCCTGGAGAACAGTGGCGCGGGCGCGAACTACGAGCGCTTCTGCGATGCGCGGGTCGATCGCCTGCTCGACGAGGCGGGCCGGACTCTCGACCGCGAGTTGCGGCGCGACCTGTACGGCGAGGTCCTCGGCATCCTCAACGACCGCGCCGTGGCGATCTGGCTGTATGACCGTGGCCGCTACGACGCGTTCCGAACGCGAATCGTCGGGTACGCCGCGAACGGCTGGGACGTCGCGACGTGGAGCGCGTGGGAGTGGTACGCGGCGAATTAG
- a CDS encoding lytic murein transglycosylase: MRKGLVTAYFLACTLVVAYSADAVPATVSTHAPATATTSSIATTPDIAAPAIAEPAIAAPATAEVAPTRVSAFETEVESVPPSRDRVILQAREPQRSVATPVVADEAAALLQQLVTAERAVRDPAVTGGELAYMGHLQQLVYRRLIERPDLRDAVFAAIPADLRGSADFNLAAGADLWLFGPVRVTELPEWRIVSAAPMNDLLRYYREAEAEFGVSWSYLAAINLVETRMGRIRGDSYAGAQGPMQFMPKTWDAYGDGDVNDPRDAILAAARYLRASGAPADIERAIWHYNHDPEYVDAVMKYAAVMKGDPNAFRGYYGWQVYYQTAYGTYLLPVGWSKD; encoded by the coding sequence ATGAGGAAGGGGTTGGTCACCGCGTACTTTCTTGCGTGCACGCTTGTCGTTGCCTATTCGGCCGACGCGGTGCCCGCAACTGTGTCGACCCACGCGCCCGCCACCGCCACCACGTCCTCCATCGCGACGACCCCTGACATCGCAGCGCCTGCCATCGCCGAGCCTGCCATCGCAGCGCCTGCCACCGCTGAGGTGGCGCCCACGCGCGTGAGCGCTTTCGAGACCGAGGTGGAAAGCGTCCCGCCGTCTCGCGATCGCGTCATTCTCCAGGCACGCGAGCCACAGCGGTCGGTGGCCACCCCGGTGGTCGCCGACGAGGCCGCGGCATTGCTGCAGCAGCTCGTGACGGCAGAACGGGCGGTGCGCGATCCCGCCGTGACCGGCGGAGAGCTCGCATACATGGGACATCTCCAACAGCTTGTCTACCGGCGTCTCATCGAGCGTCCGGATCTGCGCGACGCGGTCTTCGCCGCCATCCCCGCGGACCTGCGCGGCTCCGCTGACTTCAACCTCGCGGCGGGCGCCGACCTCTGGCTCTTCGGTCCGGTCCGTGTCACGGAGCTGCCCGAATGGCGGATCGTGTCTGCGGCGCCGATGAACGACCTCCTTCGGTATTACCGCGAGGCCGAAGCTGAGTTCGGGGTGTCGTGGAGCTACCTCGCCGCGATCAACCTGGTCGAGACGCGCATGGGGCGGATCCGCGGCGACTCATACGCCGGCGCGCAGGGACCGATGCAGTTCATGCCGAAGACCTGGGATGCCTACGGCGACGGCGACGTCAACGATCCCCGCGACGCGATCCTCGCCGCCGCCCGCTACCTACGCGCGTCCGGCGCCCCCGCGGACATAGAGCGTGCGATCTGGCACTACAACCACGATCCGGAGTACGTCGATGCCGTCATGAAGTACGCCGCGGTCATGAAGGGCGACCCGAACGCCTTCCGCGGGTATTACGGATGGCAGGTGTACTACCAGACCGCGTACGGCACATATCTGCTTCCGGTGGGCTGGTCCAAGGACTGA
- a CDS encoding choice-of-anchor D domain-containing protein — MQAQLDFPNDAVPAPLDVDLAGTGVGAKLDVEPPSINFGLRLINTTSAAVTLTLTNTGNANPVLATLAIGGVDAAAFAIVTDCSGQTLAPGAHTNCDLTFTPIDDRAEERGPADPKQRSRQPAARSTRGAGHRQLSRYAARRLR; from the coding sequence ATGCAGGCGCAGCTCGACTTCCCGAATGACGCCGTGCCGGCTCCGCTCGACGTCGATCTGGCGGGGACCGGAGTCGGTGCGAAGCTCGACGTCGAGCCGCCGAGCATCAACTTCGGGCTGCGGCTCATCAACACGACGAGCGCCGCGGTGACACTGACGCTCACGAACACGGGCAACGCGAACCCGGTCCTCGCAACGCTCGCCATCGGCGGCGTGGATGCCGCCGCGTTCGCGATCGTGACCGACTGCTCGGGTCAGACGCTCGCGCCCGGCGCGCACACGAACTGCGATCTCACGTTCACCCCCATCGACGACCGGGCCGAAGAGCGCGGACCTGCGGATCCCAAGCAACGAAGCCGGCAGCCCGCAGCTCGTTCCACTCGCGGGGCAGGGCATCGTCAGCTGAGTCGCTACGCCGCGCGCCGCCTCCGGTAG